The Streptococcus suis DNA window CGCCATGCCTTTGTGGAAAAACTAAAAGAATTAGACTTGTATTTTGAAGAGAGTGATGTTGCGGGCCTCTTTGCTCGCTTTAAAAACCTTGCGGACAAGAAAGAAAAAATCACGGACGCAGATATTCGTGCCTTGGTAGCTGGTACAGAAATCAGCAATCGTGATGGCTTCCAATTTAAAGATTTGCGTTTGGATAGTCAGTCTGACGGAAGTATTCAGGCTCAAGTTACCTTCATCAATCAGGATGAGGAAGAAGTGGTTGTTGTGGAGTCAGGCAAGGGTTCGGTTGAGGCTGTCTTTAATGCCATTGACCAATTCTTCCAGCAGGAAATCAGCTTAGAACGCTACCATATCGACGCTATTACTGATGGGATTGATGCCCAGGCGCGTGTGCTTGTCGCCGTAGAAAACAAGGCAACGGAAACCGTCTTTAATGCCTCTGGTATTGACTTTGACGTATTGAAGGCTTCTGCAATTGCCTATATTCATGCCAATGTCATGGTACAGAAAGAAAATAGCGGACAGATTGATAAGAAACTATCTGAGAAAGAGTTGCCAACTAGCTAGGAGGAAATATGACGAAAAAAATTGTAGCCTTGGCTGGTGATGGAATCGGTCCTGAAATCATGGAGGCTGGCCTAGCAGTCCTCAAGGCTGTTACTGGGCAAGTAGGATTTGATTATGAGATTGAGGAGAGAGCTTTTGGTGGAGCTGGGATTGATGCGGCTGGCCATCCGCTACCAGATGCCACCTTACAAGCCTGCCGTCAGGCGGATGCGATTTTGTTAGCAGCTATCGGTAGCCCTCAATATGATGATGCAGCTGTTCGACCAGAACAAGGTCTGCTTCAACTTCGGAAGGAATTGGGTCTCTTTGCCAATATCCGTCCGGTGAAAATTTTTGATAGCCTGAAAGACTATTCTCCTCTGAAAGCCGACCGGCTGGACGGTGTGGATTTGGTCATGGTAAGGGAGCTGACAGGAGGAATTTATTTTGGAGAGCATATTCTGGAAACAGACCAAGCCAGCGATAGCAATACCTATCAGGCAAAAGAGATTGAACGAGTTGTCCGCACTGCCTTTGACCTAGCCCAAAAAAGACGAAAAAAAGTCACCA harbors:
- the leuB gene encoding 3-isopropylmalate dehydrogenase → MTKKIVALAGDGIGPEIMEAGLAVLKAVTGQVGFDYEIEERAFGGAGIDAAGHPLPDATLQACRQADAILLAAIGSPQYDDAAVRPEQGLLQLRKELGLFANIRPVKIFDSLKDYSPLKADRLDGVDLVMVRELTGGIYFGEHILETDQASDSNTYQAKEIERVVRTAFDLAQKRRKKVTSIDKQNVLATSKLWRKVADEVAKDYPDVVLEHQLVDSAAMLLITNPSRFDVLVTENLFGDILSDEASVLTGTLGVLPSASHAVAGPSLYEPIHGSAPDIAGQGIANPVSMILSVAMMLEESFDLVQAGQTIRQAVEAVFAQGIFTKDLGGSASTKEMTEAIIAQIERRSP